Proteins from one Plasmodium yoelii strain 17X genome assembly, chromosome: 2 genomic window:
- a CDS encoding 1-cys peroxiredoxin, putative — protein sequence MKRIIFLIFPILLNVYLCFKNLAHNKPLNFVSKRWNFNNRFSHKLGESKNIDLANDIKENDLIPNVKVMVDVGNIGIVNNFGEEEKKSSGEESPFRSIDTHELFKSKRILLISLPGAFTPLCTSKMIPEYEKEYDNFIRENKFDDIYCITNNDIYVLKSWFKSMDIKKIKYISDGNSSFTESMNMLVDKSNYFMGMRPWRYVAIVENNILIKIFQENEKQHNIQTDPYDISSVDHVKEFLKHNKI from the exons atgaaaagaataatatttctaattttccctattttattaaatgtttatttatgttttaaaaatttagcACATAATAAGCCATTAAATTTTGTATCCAAAAGGTGGAACTTCAATAACCGATTTTCGCACAAATTAGGggaatcaaaaaatatagactTGGCAAATGatattaaagaaaatgaCTTAATCCCAAATGTAAAAGTTatg gTTGATGTTGGTAACATTGGAATTGTTAACAACTTTGGGGAAGAGGAAAAGAAGAGCTCTGGTGAAGAATCCCCCTTCAGATCGATTGACACCCATGAGTTATTTAAAAGTAAAAGAATTTTACTGATAAGTTTACCAGGCGCTTTTACGCCCCTATGCACATCAAAAATGATTCCAGAATATGAAAAAgaatatgataattttattagAGAAAACAAGTTTGatgatatatattgtataactaataatgatatttatgtattaaaAAGTTGGTTTAAGAGTATGGATATAAAgaagataaaatatataagtgaTGGTAATAGTTCATTTACTGAAAGCATGAATATGCTTGTAGACAAATCGAATTATTTTATGGGAATGAGACCATGGAGATATGTTGCTATagttgaaaataatatattaattaaaatttttcaaGAAAACGAGAAACAGCATAATATTCAAACAGATCCATATGATATATCATCCGTTGATCATGTTAAAGAATTTTTAAagcataataaaatttga
- a CDS encoding 60S ribosomal export protein NMD3, putative, which yields MIQIKKEDFLKNGDSVETSNTNECNGEVKEVKEAEEIKEVKADEIKEVKEADEIKEVKEPDEIKEANADEIKEVKADEIKEVNEADEIKEVKEADEIKEVKEAEEIKEVKADEIKEVKEAKADEIKEVKADEIKEVKEAKADEIKEVKADEIKETPIKKKPVKMVSFLLDEDMKKGDYFTNNFPEKILQKNNTNDFANSFEKKVKFEDNINSFNYASISNNYNEKEEFYFTYDKPKDGITHYYKDCKKDSPYEIYDKREYEENDQKTKISNGFNVKEIKSILRVNGQINNLKNGVNYKDSDSSTNEGTDFDGQWGEQSKSIDEETNNNERVNFEQSYNESLKNYMSSSFVDMLNTIQKNKENQTNNVDTSNQLHQIKNEEQNVIDPSTNYQDKDFSNEIESTNRRIIQCILCGDNILANNSKMCNNCLLQNIESNSMNINKDTYLIYYCRECKRYLHNKWVYCELESKELLALCLKKVTKLKKLKILDSKFLYTEPHSKRIKIHITVQEELINNFISEMEFILHFVIKYTQCDDCKKKYTPYTYNTCVSVRQKVDHKKTLLFLESLLLKSQVNENIINIVSNPDGLDFHFLSRTDALKFCDFILSKTISKCKNSKHLINHDANNNTYNYLYSFSIDICPICKFDLIFFPKDFSIKYGIKSTFYLCLHVSIFIILVDPFGSAKSVYISQEKYNKYPFVALLNKSDAKSFLILNVEYINTEENSKKINTKKEKNIKKQKKKRPNRDNSDISDMEAITNEIFNEQINKLKRKTKSIEDSEQNDNELHKVIEYASSEDQSYHTNIYQNSLADTKSCKSATRKVKLEKLVYAYVELYDESNGSTILTKTCNAKHLSPGDYVNAYDLRKHSFDNDINLHLEENDNYNIIIIDKVKSKEIKKIEDELKIQNNNIETLKTINDEDIFNRIVHNNCLGLEKLKLTSS from the coding sequence ATGatccaaataaaaaaagaagattTTCTCAAAAATGGTGATAGTGTCGAAACGAGCAATACGAATGAATGTAATGGAGAAGTAAAAGAGGTAAAAGAAGcagaagaaataaaagaagTAAAGGCAGACGAAATAAAAGAGGTAAAAGAAGCAGACGAAATAAAAGAGGTAAAGGAACCAGACGAAATAAAAGAAGCAAATGCAGACGAAATAAAGGAAGTAAAGGCAGACGAAATAAAAGAGGTAAATGAAGCAGATGAAATAAAAGAGGTAAAGGAAGCAGATGAAATAAAAGAGGTAAAGGAAGcagaagaaataaaagaagTAAAGGCAGACGAAATAAAAGAGGTAAAAGAAGCAAAGGCCGACGAAATAAAGGAAGTAAAGGCAGACGAAATAAAAGAGGTAAAAGAAGCAAAGGCCGACGAAATAAAGGAAGTAAAGGCAGACGAAATAAAAGAAACGccgataaaaaaaaaacctgTTAAAATGGTGAGTTTTCTTCTCGACGAAGATATGAAGAAAGGGGACTATTTCACCAATAATTTCCCAGAGAAGATActccaaaaaaataatactaatgaTTTTGCAAACagttttgaaaaaaaagtaaaattcGAAGATAATATCAACTCATTTAACTATGCCAGTATATCTAATAActataatgaaaaagaagaattttattttacatatgATAAACCAAAAGATGGCATAACACATTATTATAAAGATTGCAAAAAGGATTCACCATAcgaaatatatgataaaagagaatatgaagaaaatgatcaaaaaacaaaaatttcAAACGGTTTTAATGTGaaggaaataaaaagtaTATTACGTGTAAATggacaaataaataatttaaaaaatggagTCAATTATAAAGATAGCGATAGTAGTACTAATGAAGGAACTGATTTTGATGGACAATGGGGTGAGCAAAGTAAATCCATAGATGAAGAAACAAACAATAATGAACGAGTAAATTTTGAACAATCATATAATGAAAGTCTAAAAAACTACATGTCATCATCATTTGTAGATATGCTGAACACAATTCAGAAAAACAAAGAGAATCAAACAAATAATGTTGACACTTCTAACCAATTGCATCAAATCAAAAATGAAGAACAAAATGTAATTGATCCATCGACGAATTATCAAGATAAAGATTTTTCAAATGAAATAGAATCAACTAATCGTCGAATAATCCAGTGTATACTTTGCGGAGATAATATATTAGCAAATAATTCGAAAATGTGTAATAATTGTTTATTGCAAAATATTGAAAGCAATAGTATGAATATAAACAAAGATACTTATCTAATTTACTATTGTAGAGAATGTAAAAGGTATTTACATAATAAGTGGGTATATTGCGAATTAGAGAGTAAAGAATTATTAGCCTTATGCTTGAAAAAAGTGacaaagttaaaaaaattaaaaattttagattcgaaatttttatatacagaACCTCATAGTAAAAGAattaaaatacatataacTGTTCAAGAAGAACTAatcaataattttattagtgAAATGGAATTTATATTACATTTTGTTATTAAATATACACAATGTGAtgattgtaaaaaaaaatatacaccctatacatataatacatGCGTATCAGTCAGACAAAAGGTAGatcataaaaaaacattattgTTTTTAGAAAGCTTATTATTAAAATCTCAAGtgaatgaaaatataattaatattgtttCAAACCCTGATGGTTTAGATTTCCATTTCTTATCAAGAACAGATGCCTTAAAATTTtgtgattttattttaagtAAAACTATTtcaaaatgtaaaaattcaaaacatttaataaatcatgatgcaaataataatacttataattatctatattcattttctatTGATATATGCCCTATTTGTAAATTTGATCTTATATTTTTCCCCAAAGATTTCTCTATCAAATATGGAATCAAAAGTACATTCTATCTATGTCTCCATGtatctatttttataatattagtTGATCCATTTGGCTCAGCAaaaagtgtatatatatcgcaagaaaaatataataaataccCATTCGTAGCATTACTCAATAAGAGTGATGCAAAAtcctttttaatattaaacgTTGAATATATTAACACTGAAGAAaattctaaaaaaataaatactaaaaaagaaaaaaatatcaaaaaacagaaaaagaAACGCCCAAATCGGGATAATAGTGATATTAGCGATATGGAAGCAATTACCAATGAGATTTTTAATGAACAGATAAACAAACTTAAACGAAAAACAAAAAGCATTGAAGATTCTGAACAAAATGATAACGAATTACATAAAGTAATCGAATATGCATCTTCGGAAGATCAGTCATATCATACGAACATTTACCAAAACAGTTTAGCTGATACAAAAAGTTGTAAATCGGCTACAAGAAAAGTAAAATTAGAAAAACttgtatatgcatatgttGAATTATATGATGAATCTAATGGATCTACtatattaacaaaaacaTGTAATGCAAAACATTTAAGTCCAGGAGATTATGTCAATGCTTACGATTTAAGAAAACACTCGTTtgataatgatataaatttacatctcgaagaaaatgataattataatattattattatagatAAAGTTAAAtcaaaagaaataaaaaaaatagaagatGAATTAAAAATCCAAAACAATAATATTGAAACATTGAAAACTATTAATGATGAGGACATATTCAATAGAATTGTCCATAACAATTGTTTAGgtttagaaaaattaaaacttaCTTCATCCTGA